One window of the Vigna radiata var. radiata cultivar VC1973A chromosome 1, Vradiata_ver6, whole genome shotgun sequence genome contains the following:
- the LOC106758667 gene encoding uncharacterized protein LOC106758667, whose protein sequence is MASEIPKWRVRTSIASSYIIEMNRLLGEDHFQRIAMTPFRWCVYLREEVDVNCELLKVMVCRWAGHDVSFRLSHQLVPFTVLDVFMTTGLGIGGLEIPFDECIEGLVGEMFNRKNTSLKDLVHVFNVIVLDNNTDIDVVCRLYIFVCLVVFFFPRKSKIVANMPSKVLDDLDSLCLYDWATGVHKHLVDSLNKGMKKIMAGXTHSSLSLSGNVAVLQAWVVERFSLDGYPNHRDFPRMLRWFRYKARSYENIDDIFRTGEFKSEWYVGERVRDLPDIKAAFELFDGGIGIAQLPKRCRVDEGDDDSSDDGTFEANLEEILKKNNEEMMALTSRLVLLKNEVFKIREIPIVNEEGVGGVDEEPLGEEGVGGVHEEPLGEEGVGGVHEELLGEEGVGGVHEQPLGEVVGGVHEEPLGGAFNEELVVEFEQEVQKVVEIVEIVEYEQSDAPQPMSIEPLRAVAGDPRPNVNADQLYIAVGVRDRPHRIVCEIIGQTLSTTFIHTLGPYKYFDNMLVLFVTTIFMHFEKRRTGVVKRILFSSLYADLIINDYLKKDKNRRVFTAHNYSTCLRAGHFSLADIPRVDFLFLPFCHXYHWWCYVVKISTLEVYIIDSMAKGVRDRRRIDIAVAENLDRFFCMLYNRPQGSIGPLSIVQPNIPSQPNL, encoded by the exons ATGGCTTCTGAAATcccaaag TGGAGGGTCCGTACTTCTATTGCTTCGTCatatattattgaaatgaaTCGTTTGCTGGGAGAAGACCATTTTCAACGAATTGCTATGACACCATTCAGGTGGTGTGTGTACCTACGTGAGGAAGTGGACGTAAACTGCGAGTTATTGAAGGTCATGGTCTGTAGATGGGCAGGGCATGATGTTAGCTTTAGGTTGAGTCATCAGTTGGTTCCATTTACAGTTCTAGATGTTTTTATGACCACAGGTTTAGGTATAGGGGGTTTAGAAATACCGTTTGATGAATGTATAGAAGGTTTGGTTGGAGAAATGTTTAACAGAAAGAACACATCTTTGAAAGACTTGGTTCACGTGTTTAATGTGATTGTTTTAGACAACAACACAGACATTGATGTTGTTTGTAGATTGTATATATTTGTCTGTTTGgttgtctttttctttcctaGGAAGTCTAAGATAGTTGCTAACATgccatcaaaagtcttagatgACCTAGATAGTCTTTGTTTATATGATTGGGCTACCGGTGTACATAAACACCTTGTTGATAGTTTGAATAAAggcatgaaaaaaataatggcTGGACNAACCCACAGTTCACTGAGTCTAAGTGGCAATGTTGCGGTATTGCAG GCTTGGGTGGTGGAAAGATTTTCCTTGGATGGTTATCCAAATCATAGGGATTTCCCTCGCATGTTGCGTTGGTTCCGCTATAAGGCACGATCATATGAAAATATTGATGATATTTTTCGGACTGGAGAA TTTAAGTCGGAGTGGTATGTTGGCGAGCGTGTGCGTGACTTGCCGGACATCAAAGCTGCTTTTGAGCTTTTTGATGGAGGGATAGGTATAGCGCAATTGCCAAAACGATGTAGAGTTGACGAAGGTGATGATGATAGCTCCGATGATGGCACCTTTGAAGCAAACCTTGAGGAGATATTGAAGAAGAATAATGAAGAAATGATGGCGTTGACTTCAAGGCTGGTTTTGTTGAAGAATGAGGTATTTAAAATTCGTGAAATTCCAATTGTGAATGAAGAAGGTGTTGGAGGAGTTGATGAAGAACCTTTAGGTGAAGAAG GTGTTGGAGGAGTTCATGAAGAACCTTTAGGTGAAGAAGGTGTTGGAGGAGTTCATGAAGAACTTTTAGGTGAAGAAGGTGTTGGAGGAGTTCATGAACAACCTTTAGGTGAAGTTGTTGGAGGAGTTCATGAAGAACCTTTAGGTGGAGCTTTCAATGAAGAACTTGTGGTTGAATTTGAACAAGAAGTTCAAAAGgttgttgaaattgttgaaattgttgaatATGAACAATCGGATGCACCGCAACCAATGTCAATCGAACCTCTGCGTGCAGTTGCTGGTGATCCAAGGCCTAACGTCAATGCTGACCAACTCTACATCGCCGTTGGCGTAAGGGATAGACCGCACAG GATCGTGTGTGAAATAATTGGGCAGACACTGAGCACAACATTTATTCATACCTTAGGTCCTTACAAATACTTTGATAACATG TTGGTGCTATTTGTAACGACCATATTTATGCACTTTGAGAAAAGGAGGACGGGGGTTGTGAAGAGGATCCTTTTTAGTTCGTTATATGCG GACCTTAtaataaatgattatttgaAGAAGGACAAAAACCGTCGTGTGTTTACTGCTCATAATTACAGCACCTGTTTGCGTGCGGGACACTTTAGCCTTGCAGATATTCCAAGAGTTGACTTT ctgtttcttcctttttgccATNATTATCATTGGTGGTGCTATGTTGTAAAAATTAGCACATTGGaagtatatattattgattctaTGGCGAAGGGCGTAAGAGACCGTAGAAGGATTGACATTGCTGTG GCTGAAAACCTTGACCGATTTTTTTGCATGTTGTACAACAGACCACAAGGGAGTATTGGACCATTGTCTATTGTACAACCAAATATCCCATCCCAGCCAAACCTGTAA
- the LOC106758676 gene encoding protein FAR1-RELATED SEQUENCE 5-like: MATCSNHVNDLPHSYANGDKPNQSFMDNEPRINMCFDSMEDAKKFYTNYAITCGFAVRTRSSKKDXDXNVYYLRLVCSREGKYVSSIKPEVKTHASQTNQCXASITIGRKDXYWVIKSVVLDHSHDLCPNTSKLIPGNRKLTMQAKHTLQVNDDXGVRINKSFLSIVGDVGGFENMEFVERDARNYIVQHRRSLCKDGDGQALLKLFSSMKALNNDFFYDIALDERNIICSVFWADARSIAACAEFGDVVSFDTTYLTNKYDMPFAPFVGVNHHGHSILLGCGLLSSEDTASFVWLFESWLRCMGNKAPDGIITDQCRAMANAIEEVFPNTRHKWCLWHMMKKLPEKFQSFKNYVSIKADIHALIYDCGSPTDFENGWKELLKKHALEGNDWFSNLYEERRKWVPCCLRSEFWAGMSTTQRSEGMNAFFDGFINSSTTLHQFVVQFDNALRVKAQKETQADFSSLNTRLVVGPSHQ; encoded by the coding sequence ATGGCTACATGCTCAAATCATGTGAACGACCTGCCTCACTCCTATGCAAATGGTGATAAGCCTAATCAATCTTTTATGGACAACGAACCTAGGATTAATATGTGTTTTGATTCAATGGAAGATGCAAAGAAATTCTACACAAATTACGCCATTACATGTGGTTTTGCTGTNAGGACAAGATCATCAAAGAAGGATAANGACANTAATGTGTACTATTTGCGATTAGTTTGTTCCAGAGAAGGAAAATATGTATCTTCNATAAAACCAGAGGTGAAAACACATGCAAGTCAAACAAATCAATGTNCAGCTAGCATAACCATTGGAAGGAAGGACAANTATTGGGTTATAAAGAGCGTTGTTTTAGATCACAGTCATGACCTATGCCCTAATACATCTAAGTTGATTCCTGGGAATAGAAAGTTGACCATGCAAGCTAAACACACATTGCAGGTCAATGATGATGNGGGGGTTCGCATTaataagagtttccttagcATCGTCGGTGATGTTGGTGGATTTGAGAATATGGAATTCGTGGAACGTGATGCAAGGAATTACATTGTGCAACACAGGAGATCTTTATGTAAGGACGGTGATGGTCAAGCACTTCTTAAACTTTTTTCATCCATGAAAGCATTAAACAATGACTTCTTCTACGACATTGCATTGGATGAAAGGAATATAATATGTAGTGTTTTTTGGGCAGATGCAAGAAGTATAGCTGCATGTGCAGAATTTGGTGATGTTGTGTCCTTCGACACCACTTACTTAACNAATAAGTATGACATGCCCTTTGCGCCATTTGTAGGCGTTAACCACCATGGTCACTCAATTTTACTTGGATGTGGATTGCTTTCTTCCGAAGACACTGCGTCCTTTGTGTGGTTGTTTGAATCTTGGTTGAGATGCATGGGAAATAAGGCNCCTGATGGCATTATAACGGATCAATGCAGGGCAATGGCCAATGCCATTGAAGAGGTTTTTCCAAATACAAGACACAAATGGTGTTTATGGCACATGATGAAGAAGTTGCCCGAAAAATTTCAATCCTTCAAAAATTACGTTTCAATTAAAGCAGATATACATGCGCTTATCTATGACTGTGGGTCGCCGACGGACTTTGAGAATGGATGGAAAGAACTTCTTAAAAAACATGCATTGGAGGGGAATGATTGGTTCAGTAATCTTTATGAGGAAAGAAGGAAATGGGTTCCATGTTGTTTAAGGAGTGAATTTTGGGCAGGTATGTCAACAACACAAAGAAGTGAGGGTATGAATGCCTTCTTTGATGGATTTATAAATTCAAGCACCACATTACATCAGTTTGTGGTTCAATTTGACAATGCACTTAGAGTTAAAGCACAAAAAGAAACGCAGGCTGACTTCTCCTCACTAAACACCAGATTGGTTGTGGGTCCCAGTCACCAATAG